In Paenibacillus guangzhouensis, a single window of DNA contains:
- a CDS encoding ABC transporter permease, translating to MKSTMAGTDPIQELHRAHVLRKRKLGRQVLCTQLLILVVFLALWEIAGRNKWIDVLLFSFPSKVFMQIYNDMIDGSIWVHLGATVGETIVGFVLGTLLGTALAAVIWWWDFAAKVLDPYMVVFNSMPKVALGPLFIVGFGPGFMAIVATTLSITVMITTLTVYQSFREVDPNYVKVIRVFGGSKRDVFYKVILRASFPAIVSTLKVNVGLAWVGVIVGEFLVSKVGLGYLIIYGFQVFNFTLVLSTLVLIAVVATVMYQFVAYLERKLT from the coding sequence ATGAAATCGACTATGGCGGGAACCGATCCGATTCAAGAGCTTCATCGAGCCCATGTACTGCGCAAACGCAAACTTGGGCGCCAAGTACTCTGTACACAATTGTTAATTCTTGTTGTTTTCTTAGCCCTGTGGGAAATTGCAGGTCGGAATAAATGGATCGATGTGCTGTTATTTAGCTTTCCGAGCAAAGTATTCATGCAAATCTACAATGACATGATTGACGGGTCGATCTGGGTGCACTTAGGCGCAACGGTCGGCGAGACCATTGTTGGATTTGTGCTTGGGACGCTGCTTGGAACGGCGCTTGCCGCGGTGATCTGGTGGTGGGATTTCGCTGCGAAAGTCCTCGATCCCTATATGGTCGTCTTCAATAGTATGCCGAAGGTCGCACTCGGACCGTTGTTTATTGTGGGGTTTGGGCCCGGCTTCATGGCGATTGTCGCAACCACCTTGTCTATTACCGTAATGATTACCACACTTACCGTCTATCAGAGCTTTCGAGAGGTGGATCCAAATTACGTCAAAGTCATTCGAGTCTTCGGCGGCAGCAAACGGGATGTCTTCTATAAAGTGATCTTACGAGCATCCTTTCCTGCCATCGTCTCCACGCTGAAAGTCAATGTCGGATTGGCTTGGGTGGGCGTGATCGTCGGGGAATTCCTTGTCTCGAAGGTAGGACTTGGTTACCTCATTATTTATGGGTTCCAAGTGTTCAATTTCACTCTGGTGCTGTCGACGCTCGTCCTGATTGCCGTCGTGGCTACGGTGATGTACCAGTTCGTCGCTTATTTGGAGCGCAAGCTGACGTGA
- a CDS encoding ABC transporter ATP-binding protein, with translation MSKVPEVGLQDVTQVYVTDREATLAIDRFSLTVQTGEFVSLVGPSGCGKTTILSMIAGLLLPTSGQVQVLGRAVQGPTPAVGYMLQQDYLFPWRTIQENAMIGLELTGQKDAASREYTLHLIEEMGLQHAINLYPHQLSGGMRQRVALVRTLATKPDILLLDEPFSALDYQTKLQLEDLVAFTMKQHKKTAILVTHDLSEAVAISDRVIVLESHPGRLRKEFQIPEAIRSAEPFYAREQEGFNALFHEVWKELESTERRTTS, from the coding sequence ATGTCAAAGGTTCCCGAGGTTGGGCTTCAGGACGTTACACAAGTATATGTCACAGACCGAGAGGCGACGCTCGCGATTGACAGGTTCTCCCTTACCGTACAGACTGGTGAATTCGTGAGCTTAGTTGGACCGAGTGGATGCGGCAAGACGACCATTCTCTCGATGATTGCAGGTCTCTTGCTGCCAACTTCAGGGCAGGTGCAAGTACTCGGAAGAGCCGTGCAAGGACCAACTCCTGCGGTAGGCTATATGCTGCAGCAAGATTACCTGTTCCCTTGGCGTACGATTCAGGAGAATGCGATGATTGGACTTGAACTCACGGGTCAGAAGGATGCAGCATCTAGGGAATATACATTACATCTAATAGAAGAGATGGGTCTGCAGCATGCGATCAACCTGTATCCGCATCAATTATCGGGCGGGATGCGTCAGCGAGTAGCTCTCGTGCGAACACTTGCGACGAAGCCCGATATTCTATTGCTTGATGAGCCGTTCTCGGCACTCGATTATCAGACGAAGCTGCAGCTTGAGGACCTTGTCGCCTTCACGATGAAGCAGCATAAGAAGACAGCAATTCTCGTTACGCATGACCTGTCGGAAGCCGTGGCCATTAGCGATCGCGTGATCGTGCTCGAGTCGCATCCAGGACGATTACGGAAGGAGTTCCAGATTCCGGAAGCGATACGAAGCGCGGAACCTTTCTATGCTCGCGAGCAGGAAGGATTTAATGCGTTGTTTCATGAAGTCTGGAAAGAACTTGAATCGACGGAAAGGAGGACGACATCATGA
- a CDS encoding ABC transporter substrate-binding protein, translating into MKRKTWLSMLVIVMLSSIVLSACSTSSEGPVKVKVGEVTRSMFYAPEYVALAKGFFKDEGLEVDLQTTAGGDKTMTALLSGVIDVALVGSETSVYVAQQGAEDPVINFAQLTQTDGTFLVSRKAVDSFNWDSLKNSTFLGQRKGGMPQMAGEFTLKKHGINPQTDLELIQNIDFANIATAFASGTGDYVQLFEPQASIFEKEGKGHVIASFGVESGKLPYTVFMTKQSFIDKNSDTVQKFTNAVHKAQMWVQDNTPEAIADTILPYFKDTDREIAISVVKRYKEQGSYATDPILDESEWNNLMDVMSTAGELKSKVEYKSIVNTQYAEKSMK; encoded by the coding sequence TTGAAAAGGAAAACATGGCTTAGCATGTTGGTGATCGTGATGCTCAGCAGTATCGTACTATCCGCATGTTCGACTTCGAGCGAGGGTCCGGTCAAAGTCAAAGTCGGCGAAGTGACGCGATCGATGTTCTACGCGCCAGAGTACGTTGCGCTGGCCAAAGGATTTTTTAAAGATGAAGGATTGGAAGTTGACCTGCAGACGACTGCTGGGGGCGACAAGACGATGACTGCACTTCTCTCGGGCGTGATTGATGTTGCCCTCGTCGGTTCGGAGACTTCGGTCTATGTCGCGCAGCAAGGTGCAGAGGATCCGGTGATCAACTTCGCGCAGCTGACACAAACAGACGGTACATTCCTCGTCTCCAGGAAAGCGGTGGATTCGTTCAATTGGGATTCACTTAAGAACTCAACATTTCTTGGTCAAAGAAAAGGCGGCATGCCGCAAATGGCCGGCGAGTTCACGCTGAAGAAGCACGGCATTAACCCGCAAACAGATCTTGAGTTGATACAGAACATTGATTTTGCGAACATTGCTACTGCTTTTGCTTCAGGTACAGGGGATTATGTGCAATTGTTCGAGCCGCAGGCCTCGATCTTCGAGAAAGAGGGCAAAGGCCACGTGATCGCGTCCTTCGGCGTGGAGAGCGGAAAATTGCCTTATACCGTATTTATGACAAAGCAAAGCTTCATCGATAAGAACAGTGATACGGTACAGAAATTCACGAATGCGGTGCATAAAGCGCAAATGTGGGTGCAAGACAACACGCCGGAAGCGATTGCGGATACGATTCTTCCTTATTTCAAAGATACCGATCGGGAAATCGCGATATCGGTCGTCAAGCGGTACAAAGAGCAGGGTTCCTATGCAACAGACCCGATTCTGGATGAATCGGAATGGAATAATCTGATGGATGTCATGTCCACAGCAGGTGAACTGAAATCCAAAGTCGAGTATAAATCAATCGTCAATACGCAGTACGCAGAAAAATCAATGAAATAG
- a CDS encoding MFS transporter has protein sequence MKRNLTWSLIIFAVGVFMGALDNGIITAALTTLNRSFGVSPTWGAWTITVYTLGLAISVPIIGKLSDRYGRKKLFIFEVTLFGLGSLLVALSPNFTWFLVSRFIQAMGGGGIFIIASSFVLNTFPREKQGQMLGILGGMNGIASVLGPNIGSFILNMTGSWHWLFLINVPIAITLAVLGMKFIHEEQKLTEARLDYAGVVVLSMAVLSMMYGLTKLDGVNVIDSLTSGSFLGFIALGLVLFVILVFVERGVQKSSKDPILPTFLFKDGVFCWTLFYAMLSGTIIASIIFVPGFIEQYLGVDSAVSGYWFTPLALAAGAGAALGGRLVDRKGSVFTMLTASAIAAIGFLLFAVWVEHIWQMVIASCMVGVGFGSMLGAPVNILATENAGDNKGIALATTSLSRQIGLTLAPTLFAGFLARSFMHMGDAIQSHLSEAHIQADAGAMPAMTGQMDFSTLQAGFAHIQDPSTKQPMMDALHEVAGRGYHGLFYTAMTICILLFVTTVVIGVVRKNKMGSHPQHQQLQHDYK, from the coding sequence ATGAAGCGGAATTTAACCTGGAGCTTAATTATTTTTGCTGTAGGTGTATTTATGGGCGCACTGGATAACGGCATTATTACAGCAGCGCTCACCACATTGAATCGTTCTTTTGGTGTATCGCCAACATGGGGTGCTTGGACGATTACGGTATATACATTGGGTCTTGCGATAAGCGTGCCGATTATCGGCAAACTATCGGACCGGTATGGACGTAAAAAATTGTTTATTTTCGAAGTGACCTTGTTTGGTCTAGGATCCTTATTGGTTGCCTTAAGTCCGAATTTCACTTGGTTTCTGGTGTCTCGGTTCATCCAAGCGATGGGCGGCGGCGGAATTTTTATTATCGCAAGTTCCTTCGTCTTAAATACGTTTCCGCGCGAAAAGCAAGGGCAGATGCTCGGGATTCTCGGCGGAATGAATGGCATCGCATCCGTTCTGGGACCGAACATCGGATCCTTCATTCTGAATATGACGGGTAGCTGGCACTGGTTGTTCCTCATTAATGTACCGATTGCGATCACACTTGCCGTGCTAGGCATGAAATTCATTCATGAAGAGCAGAAATTGACGGAAGCACGCCTGGACTATGCCGGTGTCGTCGTCTTGAGTATGGCGGTTCTGTCGATGATGTACGGATTAACCAAGCTCGATGGGGTCAATGTGATCGATAGTCTGACATCCGGATCTTTCCTTGGGTTTATTGCTTTAGGGCTCGTGCTGTTCGTTATACTCGTGTTCGTAGAACGTGGGGTACAGAAATCTTCAAAGGATCCGATTCTGCCAACCTTCCTATTTAAAGACGGCGTATTCTGCTGGACCTTGTTCTATGCGATGTTATCCGGTACGATCATTGCTTCCATTATTTTCGTTCCCGGTTTTATTGAACAATATTTAGGTGTTGATTCGGCCGTGTCCGGCTATTGGTTCACGCCGCTTGCTCTCGCAGCGGGCGCTGGCGCCGCATTAGGCGGTCGATTGGTAGACCGCAAAGGTTCAGTCTTCACGATGCTGACAGCAAGTGCGATTGCAGCGATCGGGTTCCTGTTATTCGCGGTATGGGTGGAGCATATCTGGCAGATGGTCATCGCGAGCTGTATGGTAGGCGTTGGGTTCGGCTCGATGCTCGGGGCGCCGGTGAATATCCTCGCGACGGAAAATGCAGGGGACAACAAAGGGATTGCGCTTGCGACAACCTCATTGTCGCGTCAAATCGGATTAACACTTGCGCCTACGTTGTTCGCTGGCTTCCTTGCTCGTTCGTTCATGCATATGGGGGATGCGATTCAGTCGCATCTTAGTGAAGCACATATTCAAGCAGATGCTGGTGCGATGCCGGCCATGACAGGACAGATGGATTTCAGCACGCTGCAAGCAGGATTCGCCCACATTCAAGATCCATCGACGAAGCAGCCGATGATGGATGCCTTGCATGAAGTTGCGGGAAGAGGGTACCATGGGTTGTTCTACACGGCGATGACGATCTGTATTCTCTTGTTCGTGACGACGGTGGTTATTGGCGTGGTACGCAAGAACAAGATGGGGAGTCACCCCCAGCATCAACAACTTCAACATGATTATAAGTAA
- a CDS encoding helix-turn-helix transcriptional regulator, producing the protein MDERTLLILGLLKSQSQHGYQINDFIERNLGRVSDMKKATAYSLLKKLNESGLIEATTEQVGNRPAKQVYSITPAGEEKFFKLLRMSLVQVNDYLPHGDIGICFMDQLPANEVIGYLQERLSKTEDLLTTYEQVPSHVNHLYGMNLTIKHRIALFRCDIEWMKQTIEELQTQP; encoded by the coding sequence ATGGACGAGCGTACATTACTCATTCTAGGGCTATTGAAATCCCAGAGTCAGCATGGATACCAAATTAACGATTTTATTGAACGCAATCTAGGGCGCGTATCCGATATGAAAAAGGCGACCGCCTATTCCCTATTGAAGAAACTGAATGAATCCGGATTAATTGAAGCGACGACAGAGCAAGTGGGTAATCGACCGGCGAAACAAGTCTACTCCATTACCCCCGCTGGCGAAGAGAAATTCTTCAAGCTGCTGCGCATGTCGCTTGTGCAAGTTAATGATTATTTGCCGCATGGTGATATTGGCATCTGTTTCATGGATCAATTGCCTGCGAACGAAGTGATCGGTTATCTGCAGGAAAGGCTGTCAAAAACGGAAGATTTACTCACAACCTATGAGCAAGTGCCTTCCCATGTGAACCATCTATACGGCATGAATCTGACCATCAAACATCGGATTGCCTTGTTCCGCTGCGACATCGAATGGATGAAGCAGACGATCGAAGAGCTTCAAACCCAACCCTAA
- a CDS encoding DUF4190 domain-containing protein — translation MDPIHTPPHYQHYPPVRKTNSKSIAALVLGILGVVVPYLGFIIAIIAIVFSRLAAGEIKRTGEEGRGMATAGLVLGIVGTVLYGIIILLAVIAFLAFAASDVTTF, via the coding sequence ATGGATCCCATCCATACCCCCCCGCACTACCAACATTATCCACCAGTTCGGAAGACGAATTCGAAGTCGATTGCTGCGCTTGTGCTCGGCATACTAGGTGTCGTCGTTCCGTATCTTGGATTTATTATTGCGATTATCGCGATTGTCTTCTCTCGTCTGGCAGCCGGTGAAATCAAGCGGACAGGCGAAGAAGGACGAGGAATGGCGACGGCTGGTCTTGTGCTCGGCATCGTCGGCACGGTGCTGTACGGGATTATTATTCTTCTCGCCGTCATTGCATTTCTTGCCTTCGCAGCATCCGATGTCACGACGTTCTAG
- a CDS encoding carboxypeptidase M32, translated as MNPSTEQQVKDFRELVQKIKSYEEALGVIYWDLRTGAPKKGMEARSEVVGVLSTEMFKLSTSDEMGEFVTALSEPEVFAQLDEMNQKIVEECKKEYEKSKKIPAKMYQEYVVLTTQAENIWEEARETNNFELFKPYLEKVVAYNQQFIDLWGPKATRYDTLLDMYEPGLTVAKLDEVFGELRARTVPLVAAIAASNNKPDMSCLEQKFDIDKQREISLFLLEQMGYDFDAGRLDVSVHPFATGLNPGDVRITTRYDEKDLPNSLFSSLHEGGHALYEQNISKDLIGTPLCTGTSMGIHESQSRFWENMIGRSRLFWNRYYKDVQRVFPGQLEVSEDTFYRAINRSEPSFIRTESDELTYNLHIIIRYEIEKMLFNEGLSVADLPKVWNAKYEEYLGITPPTDALGVLQDVHWGGGGFGYFPSYSLGNMYAAQIMHTMRKELPELDSYIEQGQLAPIKAWLTDKIYQYGKSQTPGEIIERITGEELSPIYLIEYLENKFKEVYNLQ; from the coding sequence ATGAATCCATCGACTGAACAACAAGTGAAAGATTTTCGCGAATTGGTTCAAAAAATTAAAAGCTATGAGGAAGCACTTGGTGTGATCTATTGGGATTTACGAACGGGCGCGCCGAAAAAAGGAATGGAAGCACGTTCCGAGGTGGTCGGGGTTCTATCGACCGAAATGTTCAAATTGTCGACATCCGATGAGATGGGGGAATTTGTAACGGCTCTGTCTGAACCCGAGGTATTTGCACAGCTGGATGAGATGAACCAGAAGATCGTCGAAGAGTGCAAGAAAGAGTATGAGAAGAGCAAGAAGATCCCAGCGAAAATGTACCAGGAATATGTCGTGCTAACGACCCAAGCGGAGAATATCTGGGAAGAAGCGCGTGAGACGAATAATTTCGAATTGTTTAAGCCGTATCTGGAAAAGGTGGTTGCTTATAATCAGCAATTCATCGACCTGTGGGGTCCCAAAGCGACGCGTTACGATACATTGTTAGATATGTACGAACCGGGATTAACCGTAGCGAAGCTCGATGAAGTGTTCGGCGAATTGCGTGCAAGAACGGTACCGCTCGTCGCAGCGATCGCAGCATCGAACAACAAGCCGGATATGTCTTGCTTGGAACAGAAATTCGATATTGATAAGCAACGCGAGATCAGTCTCTTTTTGTTGGAGCAAATGGGCTATGACTTTGATGCGGGTCGACTTGATGTGAGTGTACATCCATTCGCAACCGGTTTGAACCCAGGGGATGTTCGGATTACGACGCGTTACGACGAGAAGGATCTTCCGAATTCGTTGTTCAGTTCCTTGCATGAAGGCGGGCATGCGCTCTATGAGCAGAACATCTCGAAGGACTTGATCGGAACGCCGTTATGCACAGGTACGTCGATGGGCATCCATGAGTCCCAATCCCGGTTCTGGGAGAATATGATCGGTCGTAGCCGGTTGTTCTGGAACCGTTACTACAAAGACGTGCAGCGCGTATTCCCAGGTCAGCTTGAAGTGTCGGAAGACACGTTCTACCGCGCGATCAACCGTTCAGAACCATCCTTTATTCGTACGGAATCTGATGAGTTAACGTACAATCTACATATTATTATTCGTTATGAAATTGAGAAGATGCTGTTCAACGAGGGATTGAGCGTTGCGGACCTGCCGAAGGTATGGAACGCGAAGTACGAGGAGTATCTCGGCATTACGCCTCCGACGGATGCACTAGGTGTGTTACAAGATGTGCATTGGGGTGGCGGCGGCTTTGGTTACTTCCCATCGTATTCGCTCGGAAATATGTACGCCGCGCAGATCATGCACACGATGCGAAAAGAACTGCCTGAGCTCGACAGCTATATTGAACAAGGCCAACTCGCGCCGATCAAAGCATGGCTCACGGACAAGATCTATCAATACGGCAAGAGCCAGACGCCTGGAGAGATCATCGAGCGCATTACGGGTGAAGAATTGAGCCCGATCTACCTCATCGAATATTTGGAGAACAAATTCAAAGAAGTATATAACCTGCAATAA
- a CDS encoding iron-sulfur cluster biosynthesis family protein, which translates to MYIHLTDDAREAINERIGTGSTACYLTLVYDTEDCGCNGLPALHLVSTIEETDVLVDSNGPPMATDKARMIYFEERMKIDRSGSSSFKLSSDSQTYSSNIKLVDRRS; encoded by the coding sequence ATGTACATTCATCTGACAGACGATGCACGCGAAGCGATTAACGAGCGAATTGGCACGGGTTCGACAGCCTGTTATCTCACGTTGGTGTACGATACGGAAGATTGCGGATGCAACGGTTTGCCTGCGCTGCACCTCGTATCGACCATCGAAGAGACCGATGTCCTCGTGGATTCGAACGGTCCGCCGATGGCGACGGACAAAGCGCGCATGATCTATTTTGAAGAACGTATGAAAATCGATCGAAGCGGATCGTCCAGCTTCAAATTATCCAGTGACAGCCAAACTTACAGCTCTAACATCAAGCTCGTCGATCGTCGGAGCTAA
- a CDS encoding beta-class carbonic anhydrase produces MSNLETILEFNHAFVEQKGYETYKTDKFPEKKLVILTCMDARLVELLPKAMNLKNGDAKIIKNAGAIITQPFGSVMRSILVAIYELGAEEVLVVGHRGCGMTKLNSDNIVEKALERGISETVITTLENSGIKMNRFLRGFDSVEEGVVSSVSIIRNHPLMPSSVQVHGLIMDSETGKLEMAEVK; encoded by the coding sequence GTGTCAAATCTTGAGACCATTTTAGAATTCAACCATGCCTTCGTAGAACAGAAAGGCTATGAGACGTACAAAACGGACAAGTTCCCGGAGAAGAAGCTTGTCATCTTAACTTGCATGGATGCTCGCCTTGTCGAGCTGCTGCCTAAAGCGATGAACCTGAAGAACGGCGATGCCAAAATCATTAAGAACGCCGGCGCGATTATTACTCAGCCCTTCGGTTCCGTAATGCGGAGTATTCTCGTTGCGATCTACGAGCTCGGCGCCGAAGAAGTGCTGGTCGTGGGCCATCGCGGCTGCGGCATGACGAAATTGAATTCCGATAATATCGTAGAGAAAGCGTTAGAACGCGGAATCTCGGAGACGGTCATTACAACGCTTGAAAATTCAGGCATCAAAATGAACCGTTTCTTGCGCGGGTTCGATAGTGTTGAAGAAGGCGTCGTAAGCAGCGTCTCCATCATCCGCAATCACCCGTTGATGCCAAGCAGTGTCCAAGTCCACGGACTCATCATGGATTCAGAGACAGGGAAATTGGAAATGGCTGAAGTCAAATAA
- a CDS encoding DUF4097 family beta strand repeat-containing protein — MIRKFTYFIATCCIVVGVIGILMVGIKDPNSQEVDFKKKWDFQAAELKKFVLDSDYDVNVEFIESTDATGYVELTGKLAKETVASLEDAKLVNSQLKLELPQDFKFQVFNFSFSSDQKLVIAMPKGERLDQLDLHSTSSNLDVELAKAKDVQIKTTSGNLEIKQLEAEQVKLGSTSGNITGEQLQGQVALSIKSGNVSLSQLSGDIVAVGISGDMEVKDHVGKANLRTASGNVELTQLQIVPELHLESISGNVDVTLPGAFDGYFDVETSTGDIDVPKTTVSTKDLVKARTTSGNISITKR; from the coding sequence ATGATTCGTAAATTTACTTATTTTATCGCGACATGCTGTATTGTCGTTGGGGTTATTGGGATATTGATGGTTGGGATCAAGGATCCGAACTCGCAGGAAGTCGATTTTAAGAAAAAGTGGGATTTTCAAGCAGCCGAGCTGAAGAAGTTCGTCCTTGATAGCGATTATGATGTCAATGTGGAGTTTATCGAGAGCACAGACGCAACGGGCTATGTCGAGCTGACAGGCAAGCTTGCGAAGGAGACGGTCGCATCCCTCGAGGATGCCAAACTCGTGAATTCGCAATTGAAACTGGAACTGCCTCAGGATTTCAAATTCCAAGTGTTTAATTTCTCATTTTCGTCGGATCAGAAGCTTGTGATTGCCATGCCAAAGGGCGAGCGGCTGGATCAGCTGGACCTCCACAGTACGTCCAGCAACCTTGATGTCGAACTGGCAAAGGCGAAGGATGTGCAGATTAAGACAACGTCGGGCAACCTGGAGATTAAGCAATTGGAAGCGGAACAGGTGAAGTTAGGTTCGACTTCAGGCAATATTACGGGGGAGCAGCTGCAAGGACAAGTGGCACTCAGCATAAAATCAGGCAACGTCAGTCTTAGTCAGTTGAGCGGTGATATCGTGGCGGTAGGGATCTCTGGCGATATGGAAGTGAAAGACCATGTGGGGAAAGCGAATCTCCGCACGGCTTCGGGCAATGTGGAATTAACGCAGCTGCAAATAGTGCCGGAACTCCATCTGGAGTCGATATCAGGCAATGTGGATGTGACACTTCCAGGGGCCTTTGATGGCTATTTCGACGTGGAGACATCAACTGGTGATATCGATGTTCCGAAGACGACCGTCTCGACAAAAGATCTGGTCAAGGCGCGCACGACGTCAGGTAACATTAGCATCACAAAAAGATAA
- a CDS encoding HAAS signaling domain-containing protein: MTLLERHIVLMPVQERSELLQEYAAHFEFGRQNGKSEEEIAQELGHPVELAYEILGDRYVDPQLYTPKSQPQLIRTSSIGSKIGKGIGLFFLNVMLVIPLMAALYSLGVAVTGIMVSCLAAPLLVVVDFLIHGQFVMYKIFLALIMVGIGLFMIFGVKNMWKSILALTLRYIVWNKNVVMGRDGR; the protein is encoded by the coding sequence ATGACATTACTTGAGAGACATATCGTATTAATGCCGGTGCAGGAACGTAGTGAATTGCTGCAAGAGTACGCAGCGCACTTTGAATTCGGACGGCAGAATGGAAAATCGGAGGAAGAGATTGCGCAGGAGCTGGGTCATCCGGTTGAGTTGGCCTATGAGATTCTAGGCGATCGATACGTGGATCCTCAATTATACACACCAAAGTCACAGCCACAGCTGATACGCACGTCTTCGATAGGGAGTAAGATCGGTAAGGGGATTGGATTATTTTTTCTGAATGTTATGCTCGTGATTCCCTTAATGGCTGCGCTATATTCGCTTGGTGTTGCCGTAACAGGAATTATGGTCTCATGTTTGGCTGCACCGCTGCTCGTCGTTGTGGATTTCCTCATCCATGGGCAGTTTGTTATGTACAAAATATTCCTCGCACTCATTATGGTTGGTATCGGCCTGTTCATGATATTCGGCGTAAAGAACATGTGGAAATCGATTCTGGCGCTTACGCTGCGCTATATCGTGTGGAATAAGAATGTGGTTATGGGGAGAGATGGACGATGA
- a CDS encoding PadR family transcriptional regulator: protein MNVQVQFKKGVLELCVLYLIHKQDKYGYELAQQVSEHIEVAEGALYPLLRRLVNDGYCSTYLQESTEGPPRKYYQITPMGEIYLKEMIKEWRKFVGSVTKLIGKDETLE, encoded by the coding sequence GTGAACGTCCAAGTACAATTCAAAAAAGGGGTATTGGAGCTATGCGTCCTTTACTTGATTCATAAACAAGATAAGTATGGCTACGAATTGGCTCAGCAAGTGTCGGAGCATATCGAAGTGGCTGAGGGCGCGCTCTATCCATTATTAAGGCGGCTGGTGAATGATGGATATTGTTCGACCTATTTGCAGGAATCAACGGAAGGACCGCCTCGTAAGTATTATCAGATTACGCCAATGGGTGAGATCTATTTGAAGGAAATGATCAAGGAGTGGCGTAAATTTGTTGGAAGCGTAACGAAGTTAATCGGGAAGGATGAGACCCTTGAATAA
- a CDS encoding DUF309 domain-containing protein → MEEHWKVDAKDPFTTTWLGLIQAAVSSYHHRRGNRIGAMKMMQATIEHSNPDHLTKLGIHAEEWMDMLRNRYQALQQNDMRFEDLNVPLADESLIDQCKQLCFERGLSWKTPSDMSQPELIHRHKLRDRSEVVAERARQLAARQRERQQDIG, encoded by the coding sequence ATGGAAGAACATTGGAAGGTGGATGCGAAGGATCCGTTCACCACGACGTGGCTAGGCCTCATTCAAGCAGCCGTATCGAGCTATCACCATCGCCGCGGGAACCGCATAGGCGCGATGAAAATGATGCAGGCGACGATCGAGCACAGCAATCCGGATCATTTGACGAAGCTCGGGATTCACGCGGAAGAGTGGATGGACATGCTACGAAATCGTTATCAGGCATTGCAGCAAAATGATATGCGGTTTGAGGATCTAAATGTTCCGCTTGCCGACGAGTCGCTTATTGATCAGTGCAAACAGCTGTGCTTCGAGCGGGGATTGTCATGGAAGACACCAAGTGATATGTCGCAACCAGAACTTATACATCGTCATAAATTACGTGACCGGAGCGAAGTGGTGGCGGAGCGTGCGCGTCAGCTCGCGGCAAGGCAAAGAGAACGACAACAGGATATCGGTTAA
- a CDS encoding YxcD family protein, with amino-acid sequence MRLSMDEIVNAICIHMAERKQVRPTDVLVELCWDEDNGFTAEVTIQGRLQYLVEANMLEAIERYMFSEYNRRVYRDQIHLDVEDEMWADIHD; translated from the coding sequence ATGCGATTATCGATGGATGAGATCGTCAATGCCATCTGTATTCACATGGCAGAACGCAAACAAGTACGACCTACCGATGTTCTCGTTGAATTATGCTGGGATGAAGATAACGGATTTACCGCAGAAGTTACCATTCAAGGACGTCTGCAATATCTCGTCGAAGCAAACATGCTCGAGGCCATTGAACGTTATATGTTCTCCGAATACAATCGCCGTGTCTATCGCGACCAGATTCACTTGGATGTCGAAGATGAGATGTGGGCCGATATACATGATTAG